The nucleotide window TCAAAAATAAAGGGGTTAAGCTTGGTGAAATTATCAGATAAGTTTGCATATCTCCATTTTTACCAATTAGTCTGACTTCTCCAAAAGGCTTAAATAATTCAAAGAAAAACCCATTTATTTCCTTGCTCAATGTGTAAAAATATACCCATTTTTCTTTAAAACATTCTTCGCTTTTCAATCTCAAAATTTTGTCATCCAGTCCTATTCCGCCTGCTCGCTTTTTCCATTGCCCTTTTGCAATATAATCTTTTTGTTTTTTGATATTTCTATATTGAGTGTATTTGAACAACATCCTAATAAACACCTTAGCTTTTTCAGGAAAAACCTGATTTATTATCATTTCTGACCACTCACTAGCAAATGGACATATACAACACCCAACTCGTCTTAGTCCATAAATATAGGCATTATTAAAATGTCACTGGCCAATAAAATTCCCCACCTTTTGGTCATTAGAATTCCCCACCTAAAGGTAAGAAAAGTTTTGGAAATTCAGTAGATTTTAAATTAGAATGCCCTACCTTTTAATTACTTTTCAAAAAGGAGGGTATTTAGGGATGAAGGAGTGGGGAATGATAAACAAAATCAAAAAGCAACTTGAAGTAGGCAAGTCCATTTCAGAGATAAGCAGGGAATTAGGGATAGACCGCAAAACAGTGCGTAAATACAGGGATATGACTCATGAAGATATTGCTAAAAAAATGAGCCAAAATAAAAAGCGCTCTAAGAAGGTAGATAAATTCAAGAATTACATCAACAAAAGGATAAAAGAATATGAGGCAGAAGGGAAAATCAATTGTGAATCTCTATTTTATGAACTCAAGGAGCTGGGCTATAAGGGCTCTGCACGAACATTAAGGAGATATGTATCCAGGTTTAGGAAAGACAAAGGTAAGAGGCGTATTTACAAACCATTTGAAACGCCCCCTGGTCACCAGGCAATGGTGGATATAGGGGAGAAGAGAAGGGTAGAAATAGGAGGCAGGCTGACCAACATCTATTTCATGGCCATGGTACTCAGTTACAGTCGCAAGAAATATGTTGAATGGTTTAAAGACCCAATAGATACAACGCAATTCATACACTTTCACCAGCGGGCATTTAAGGCCCTTGGTGGTATTTGCAATCAGATTGTTTATGACCAGACAAAGTTGGCAGTAATAGAAGAGAAGTATGGAGAGATAGAATTTAATGAAGAATTCTATCGGTTTGCACATCAACTGGGATTTGAACCTTATATCTGCCATAAATATGATCCGGAGAGTAAGGGTAAAATAGAGGCCGTAATTAGATACATCAAACATGGCTTTTTATTGGGACGCAGTTTTAAAGACTTCTCTGACCTTGAGTTTCAGTGGGAAAAATGGCTTAAGGAGAGGGGAGATAAAAAGAAGCATGCTACTACACACGAAAGTCCTCTTAAATTATGGGAAAAAGAAAAATTCTATCTTAAGCCATTTCCTATCTATCCTTATGAACCAAGACCCTGTTATCAAAAAAGGAAGGTAACCAAAGATGGTTTGATTAAGGTATTAGGGAATGACTACAGTGTGCCTTATAGCTATCAAGGGAAAGAAGTTAAAATTAGGTTTGATGAAGAAAAAATCCACATTTACAGCTTAAATGAAGAACACATTTATAGCCATTTCAGGTGTATGGAAAGGGGTCAAAGAATAATAGAACCCTCTCACTATCAGAGGCCATATAGTATTTCCACAGAGCAACTAGAGCAACAAGTATTAGATATCTATCCTTTTAATGAAGTGTTTTTATTCCTTAAAGCAAGATTTAAAAGGCACTATCGTGAACAACTCAAAGGTATCATTGGGTTAAAGAAAAGATACCCAAGAGAGGTCTTAGAAAATGCCATAAAAAGGGCAATCATGTTTAAATGCTTAAGTTATGGTCAGGTAGAAAAGATTGCCCATATACTCCAATCTTCTCCTGAAACATTGCCTGAAATAATGCAAAAGCAGGCAGAAATTGCAAATATTCCTATTCATTATGAAATAGAAAAAAGACCATGTAGTTATTATGGACAGCTTTTAATAAACCAAAGGGAGGAGAGCTAAAAATGATAGATATA belongs to Methanophagales archaeon and includes:
- the istA gene encoding IS21 family transposase; amino-acid sequence: MKEWGMINKIKKQLEVGKSISEISRELGIDRKTVRKYRDMTHEDIAKKMSQNKKRSKKVDKFKNYINKRIKEYEAEGKINCESLFYELKELGYKGSARTLRRYVSRFRKDKGKRRIYKPFETPPGHQAMVDIGEKRRVEIGGRLTNIYFMAMVLSYSRKKYVEWFKDPIDTTQFIHFHQRAFKALGGICNQIVYDQTKLAVIEEKYGEIEFNEEFYRFAHQLGFEPYICHKYDPESKGKIEAVIRYIKHGFLLGRSFKDFSDLEFQWEKWLKERGDKKKHATTHESPLKLWEKEKFYLKPFPIYPYEPRPCYQKRKVTKDGLIKVLGNDYSVPYSYQGKEVKIRFDEEKIHIYSLNEEHIYSHFRCMERGQRIIEPSHYQRPYSISTEQLEQQVLDIYPFNEVFLFLKARFKRHYREQLKGIIGLKKRYPREVLENAIKRAIMFKCLSYGQVEKIAHILQSSPETLPEIMQKQAEIANIPIHYEIEKRPCSYYGQLLINQREES